From a region of the Janthinobacterium sp. 61 genome:
- the egtD gene encoding L-histidine N(alpha)-methyltransferase, producing MTMPFAQQQSELYHPNNVRVASATPATIVEISSGLLARDAWTSPKYLYDALGSKLFEAICALPEYYPTRTEAAIFARYGAEIAHAVGPGSTLIDLGAGNCAKAASLFPLLHPAQYVAVDISYDFLSESLSRLQQRFPHIEMTGLGLDFSSRLDLPDSVREARRLFFYPGSSIGNFAPEQATAFLRRLRANADGDGGLLIGVDLIKDDAVLDAAYDDALGVTAAFNLNMLRHVNGLIGADFDVRAWQHHGFFNADERRVEMHLEARSEQVVHWKGGQRRFAKGERIHTEDSYKYTRATFVGLLEQAGFSTVQVWTDPQQWFAVIYARVIRD from the coding sequence ATGACCATGCCATTCGCCCAACAGCAGTCAGAGTTGTATCACCCTAACAACGTCCGGGTGGCCAGCGCCACTCCTGCCACAATAGTCGAAATTAGCAGCGGCCTGCTGGCGCGCGACGCCTGGACCTCGCCCAAGTACCTGTACGACGCCTTGGGCTCGAAACTGTTCGAAGCCATTTGCGCCTTGCCCGAGTACTATCCCACGCGCACGGAGGCCGCCATCTTCGCCCGTTACGGCGCCGAGATCGCGCACGCCGTGGGGCCCGGCAGCACCCTGATCGACCTCGGTGCGGGCAATTGCGCCAAGGCCGCCAGCCTGTTCCCCCTGCTGCACCCGGCCCAGTATGTGGCCGTGGATATTTCCTATGATTTCCTCAGCGAATCGCTGAGCCGGCTGCAGCAGCGCTTTCCGCACATCGAGATGACGGGCCTGGGCCTGGATTTCTCCAGCCGCCTGGACTTGCCCGACAGCGTGCGCGAGGCGCGGCGATTGTTCTTCTATCCTGGTTCGTCGATCGGCAATTTTGCTCCCGAGCAAGCGACTGCCTTCCTGCGCCGCCTGCGCGCGAATGCGGACGGCGATGGAGGCCTGTTGATCGGCGTCGATCTGATCAAGGATGATGCCGTCCTCGACGCCGCCTATGACGATGCGCTGGGCGTCACGGCCGCCTTCAACCTGAACATGTTGCGCCACGTGAACGGCCTGATTGGCGCGGACTTCGATGTGCGCGCCTGGCAGCATCATGGCTTTTTCAACGCCGACGAGCGCCGTGTCGAGATGCACCTGGAAGCACGCAGCGAGCAAGTTGTCCATTGGAAAGGTGGTCAGCGGCGTTTCGCGAAAGGCGAGCGTATCCATACAGAAGACAGCTACAAATACACGCGCGCGACCTTCGTCGGCTTGCTGGAGCAGGCGGGGTTTTCCACAGTGCAAGTCTGGACGGATCCGCAGCAGTGGTTTGCCGTCATTTACGCGCGCGTGATCCGGGATTGA